A single region of the Thioalkalivibrio nitratireducens DSM 14787 genome encodes:
- a CDS encoding DUF5615 family PIN-like protein → MRFLIDAQLPRRLAASLNARGHDAIHTLDLPLGNRTPDREIIALADRQARVVVTKDDDFVQSFLVNDAPRRLLLLSTGNISNAHLERLFWTNLDTIVHGFDTCRFVELSQHALLIHE, encoded by the coding sequence GTGAGGTTCTTGATCGACGCTCAATTGCCGCGGCGATTGGCCGCAAGCCTGAATGCACGTGGTCACGATGCCATTCATACCCTTGATCTTCCCTTGGGCAACCGCACACCGGACCGAGAGATCATTGCCCTCGCGGATCGACAGGCCCGAGTCGTCGTCACCAAGGACGATGACTTCGTGCAGTCCTTTCTGGTGAACGACGCACCACGACGGCTGCTCCTGCTATCGACCGGCAACATCTCCAACGCACACCTGGAGCGGCTGTTCTGGACGAACCTCGACACCATCGTCCACGGGTTCGACACGTGCAGGTTCGTTGAGCTTAGTCAGCATGCTCTGCTGATCCACGAGTGA
- a CDS encoding DUF433 domain-containing protein has product MNLAERITIDPEICHGKPCIRGLRYPVESVLEWLASGMTIDDILADYEDLEREDILAALGYAARATHVKRLVHPAA; this is encoded by the coding sequence ATGAATCTTGCCGAACGCATAACCATCGATCCGGAAATCTGCCACGGGAAACCGTGTATCCGCGGATTGCGCTACCCCGTGGAAAGCGTCCTCGAATGGTTGGCGAGCGGCATGACGATCGACGACATCCTCGCCGATTATGAGGACCTGGAGCGCGAGGACATCCTCGCTGCGCTCGGCTACGCCGCGCGTGCCACCCACGTGAAACGCCTTGTTCATCCCGCGGCGTGA